The following coding sequences lie in one Cannabis sativa cultivar Pink pepper isolate KNU-18-1 chromosome 5, ASM2916894v1, whole genome shotgun sequence genomic window:
- the LOC115717768 gene encoding uncharacterized protein LOC115717768 produces MNERFSTIESQMKMMMSHQSQSQPNNATQPEVQSGNGVEGQSGNGVEGQSGNRVEAQSGNGVEAQSGTRVEAQLGNGVEAQSGTRVEAQLGNGLEIHQSTNSNDEPCRLIIESSLETVAKGYIVHTGDDKIHCDDIRDNLRVRITEVIVGDADLPKAISDEVVKVKDAINTFVPWPSHLVLRGFEALIEPRPKKLKVTRKNNPSQHIQPTTQPQQKESRPFSSSSVKTSSLTTKKSTIPDHIPPSLVLYTKNFLKSKGSFMCTITAPQNIFGSIEHNIYIDKDDVSQVLHLEEISAAVISLYMRGLYETLLKMRIAQYVSFMEASQFAPSIGKTNNIVERARLLAELLNSVEKGMFLLTPYNLGRHWMVIIIYAHSQDAYFFDPVGNHPKEDAVSVVKSAFDLYNTRNNNLRRKVQGVTWYTVQV; encoded by the exons ATGAATGAGCGTTTTAGCACCATAGAGAgccagatgaagatgatgatgagcCACCAATCACAATCTCAACCGAATAATGCAACTCAGCCTGAGGTTCAATCTGGAAATGGAGTTGAGGGTCAATCTGGAAATGGAGTTGAAGGTCAATCTGGAAATAGAGTTGAGGCTCAATCAGGAAATGGAGTTGAGGCTCAATCTGGAACTAGAGTTGAGGCTCAACTTGGAAATGGAGTTGAGGCTCAATCTGGAACTAGAGTTGAGGCTCAACTTGGAAATGGACTTGAGATTCATCAATCTACTAATTCAAAT GATGAACCTTGTAGATTGATAATAGAGTCGTCACTGGAAACAGTTGCAAAAGGTTATATAGTCCATACTGGAGATGATAAAATTCATTGCGATGACATTAGGGATAATCTTCGAGTTCGCATAACTGAAGTTATTGTGGGAGATGCAGATTTACCAAAAGCGATCTCAGATGAGGTTGTAAAAGTAAAAGATGCGATTAATACATTTGTACCATGGCCTTCACACTTAGTACTAAGAGGATTTGAG GCCTTAATAGAACCAAGACCAAAGAAGTTGAAAGTTACAAGAAAGAATAATCCAAGTCAACACATACAACCTACAACTCAGCCACAACAAAAAGAGTCACGTCCATTCTCATCATCTAGTGTCAAAACATCAAGTTTGACAACGAAAAAAAGTACAATTCCGGATCACATACCACCAAGTTTGGTTTTGTACACAAAAAACTTTTTGAAGAGTAAGGGATCTTTTATGTGCACGATTACAGCTCCTCAAAATATATTTGGATCAATTGaacataacatatatattgaCAAGGATGATGTTTCACAAGTTTTACATCTTGAAGAAATCAGTGCAGCTGTCATCTCATTGTATATGAg AGGTCTATATGAAACTCTTTTAAAAATGAGAATTGCTCAATATGTATCATTTATGGAGGCTTCTCAATTTGCACCGAGCATTGGTAAAACAAACAATATTGTTGAACGAGCAAGATTACTTGCGGAACTCTTAAATTCAGTAGAAAAGGGGATGTTTCTATTGACACCTTATAACTTGGG ACGACATTGGATGGTGATAATCATATATGCTCATAGCCAAGATGCATATTTTTTCGATCCAGTTGGTAATCATCCAAAAGAAGATGCCGTGAGTGTAGTCAAAAG tGCATTTGACTTATATAATACccgaaataataatttaagaagAAAAGTCCAAGGAGTAACTTGGTATACAGTTCAGGTATGA